The following are encoded together in the Drosophila biarmipes strain raj3 chromosome 3L, RU_DBia_V1.1, whole genome shotgun sequence genome:
- the LOC108028326 gene encoding uncharacterized protein LOC108028326 isoform X2 yields MEQYIVPLEEPVYSDLQVVQVPQDEVGSLVLQDDQQLVFNEQQQVVYQTAAPAQYQQPQQSAAPTYHIIGGDELAQHQQQHQQQQQQQQQQQQQQQQQQVVMHHQQHQVQQVHYQQQQQDAQQQQQQQLHLEQQQQQQYVQHQQQQPAIQHTQQIYYTSEQVLQPNAIVQHMQQQKKQQQVLQQQQQQQQQQYQQHAPTYQVQASPQGQPQLLQSPQQQHQQQAQQPQTLQLQTSAPQQQPQQHQQIVYRMTTTPQQQRPLGMLNNTHVIVQQQPVLIQAPQHQELIMRQAAIHPYNNRVVYATSPQQQQQQQHVIQQHVQQQQVQQQQVQQQQQMQLQATAQTAHLVQARVVPQQTQNVVYQQLQVQKVQPQQQQQQPQAPQQQQQPQLVAQQQPQLVTTSSPGGTQLVRTSFRKSARGGAVLTRPGTLITTRPTLAPTTIVRQVRPRGGAVGAAVPGGLVRNMRPAGVRPTRAQLVVQTSAGGDGQTMQIVTPAQMKHITISTNLGQPQQQPQQQQQLQQQPRHIYRTHMVTDGSPQQQQQQQPQQPQQHQHMLMMRHGPIRYRAPVTLTSAVSAPVPAPAPAPAGAVVQSSNIGMDLEERIQAAVVKKDPQKPPPAAQPVAQNQMQPMQIGAGTTLTTYYPGGTASQEEENQQQQQQQQVVQSQAQGIRPASGASMTLAEYKKRQTLSASPAPVPPPNPGLAPIRATTPGTLVRPTAKITPSQPTGPLPTGTRITQPQRPIPAAVVAPLPAPAAVTQGSSVMKTSHNNYEIHSQHVLNNRAGQEIAERDKNSAKMLVILASGEQRLITFTLPRESCTVQDLLEQVGVPFDHNTTIQCVEHRGANVDFVVTVGFTVHESASELISRAEESLQMNRSQENQAPVAGAAANTNPATPSASPAYAQASAAAEQAKREAASSASGNTSAGAVSSAGSAGSAPSEGRKLIDGFLAVCQLCGFTGMDHARCERCKRVFPEPPKRKSYMPKNSAASSPASSSSSEAVTAATSAAEKKRELAAARFSKQLAGVAYSATGVGVGARGRGPMAMRGGRARGGRRVAEVDPVVLLSSEDEADEGEGNADTGNQPSNNSKLNSNGNLHELPAAFACEPNLPEIDEEPLYKDFTRGDVTDLTDVAETEQFSVSLRCSCVRLVPYRFEITEPVCFTSKGVRISGVLQDKDEKFELHIHKQEVIKVIAHFGNVEPAQPLVTLYLLKTCAEYVKTQLKLPDDQPHDLGFKTHSFHTRRLILLFDSVTMSARGIIKSMFSCVDEISSTDAAEILERIADSDRKTQDKSSQPPPRQLRADEQVSLLMYPPKGTGSLCIRMEDYVCLTKESYLNDIIIDFYLLWLRNTLIPEPQRERTHIFSTFFYKRLTTLTRPADMKQTAAQKRHARVQKWTKVVDIFDKDFIIVPINEQSHWFLAIICFPNLKGPVTFDTNQPVEPQHLKRARGKKVSLQIGNTTITPLTKRGEGGQLPAALTADNVCRIADDESERDEAEGDDSDMASEDSENSNSAKEPAATPTSTTTPSNPSQSNSNSQSTPSGPARNIASDDVPAVKQPLILIFDSLAGASRSRVVATLRDYLTCEYRVKKPDAQAHVFNKDNMPGHCVKVPQQNNFTDCGLYLLQYVEQFFSEPIRDYRLPIKQLTNWFDFLTVTKKREDIANLIQQLMDEGNQQQRHILPVIEFPTLNGQLVEYPEDTESAEFEEEEGHDDDDPNSELHDDNNTGTDMEVDPVNEEPAQGGKPAAVATVTTTATATTGKRFVLKRRLQNGSVSSPSNGNGEASSNGGILMPQLVSTAAGSAGVSPGVAHLAPRGPSGGLKIRKIEP; encoded by the exons ATGGAGCAGTACATAGTGCCCCTGGAAGAGCCCGTCTACTCGGATTTGCAGGTAGTGCAAGTGCCCCAAGATGAGGTGGGG TCCCTGGTGCTTCAGGATGACCAGCAGTTGGTGTTCAACGAGCAGCAGCAAGTGGTCTACCAGACGGCAGCTCCTGCGCAGTATCAGCAGCCCCAGCAGTCGGCTGCACCCACTTACCACATAATCGGAGGCGACGAGCTCgcccagcaccagcagcaacaccagcaacagcagcagcaacaacagcagcagcaacaacagcagcagcaacagcaagttGTGATGcatcaccagcagcaccaAGTGCAGCAGGTTCactaccagcagcagcaacaggatgcccagcagcaacagcagcagcaattgcACCtggagcaacagcagcagcagcagtatgtccagcaccagcagcagcaacccgCCATCCAGCACACACAGCAGATTTACTACACCTCCGAGCAGGTGCTGCAACCAAATGCCATCGTACAGCACATGCAGCAGCagaaaaagcagcagcaagtgctgcagcagcaacaacaacagcagcagcagcagtaccaGCAACATGCCCCCACCTACCAAGTGCAGGCTTCACCCCAGGGGCAGCCCCAGTTGCTTCAGagcccccagcagcagcatcagcagcaagCGCAGCAGCCGCAAACGCTGCAGCTGCAGACATCGGCaccccagcagcagccacagcagcaccagcagatCGTCTACCGCATGACCACCACGCCGCAGCAACAAAGACCCTTGGGG ATGCTCAACAATACCCACGTGATCGTTCAGCAACAACCAGTATTGATCCAAGCGCCGCAGCACCAGGAGCTAATTATGCGCCAGGCAGCCATCCATCCGTACAACAATCGCGTCGTCTATGCCACCTcgccgcaacagcagcagcagcaacagcacgtCATCCAGCAACAcgtacagcagcagcaagtgcagcagcaacaagtccagcagcaacagcagatgCAACTGCAGGCCACGGCCCAGACAGCCCATTTGGTCCAGGCCCGTGTGGTTCCCCAGCAAACGCAGAACGTTGTCTACCAGCAGCTGCAGGTGCAAAAGGTAcaaccgcagcagcaacagcagcagccacaggcgcctcagcagcagcagcagccacagttGGTGGCTCAACAGCAGCCACAGCTGGTGACCACCTCTTCGCCTGGAGGCACGCAGCTTGTGAGGACTTCCTTCAGAAAATCCGCTCGAGGAGGTGCTGTCTTGACCCGACCAGGAACGCTTATCACCACCAGGCCCACACTCGCGCCTACGACCATTGTGCGGCAAGTTCGGCCGCGAGGAGGAGCTGTGGGAGCTGCAGTGCCCGGCGGACTGGTTAGGAACATGCGCCCTGCTGGCGTACGACCCACTCGAGCTCAATTGGTGGTCCAGACCAGTGCCGGCGGCGACGGTCAGACCATGCAAATAGTGACACCAGCCCAAATGAAGCACATCACCATTAGCACGAATCTCGgccagccgcagcagcagccacaacaacagcagcagctgcagcagcagccgcgaCACATCTATCGCACACACATGGTCACCGACGGAAGccctcagcagcagcagcagcaacaaccacagcaaccgcagcagcaccagcacaTGCTAATGATGCGGCATGGTCCTATTCGCTACAGAGCTCCTGTGACCCTGACTTCTGCAGTTTCGGCGCCGGTTCCGgcccctgctcctgctcccgccGGTGCAGTGGTTCAGTCAAGTAACATAGGCATGGACTTGGAAGAGAGGATTCAGGCAGCGGTGGTGAAGAAAGATCCGCAGAAACCGCCGCCAGCTGCACAGCCGGTGGCCCAGAACCAAATGCAACCCATGCAGATAGGAGCGGGCACCACGCTGACCACCTACTATCCCGGGGGCACTGCCTCGCAAGAGGAGGAgaaccaacagcagcagcagcagcagcaagtggTGCAGAGCCAGGCACAAGGCATCCGTCCGGCCAGTGGAGCCAGCATGACTTTGGCGGAGTACAAGAAGAGGCAAACGCTGTCGGCCTCGCCAGCTCCTGTTCCGCCACCAAATCCCGGCCTGGCACCCATAAGAGCCACAACTCCTGGAACACTGGTTCGTCCGACGGCCAAGATAACACCCTCTCAACCTACTGGACCCTTGCCCACTGGCACGAGGATCACGCAACCGCAAAGACCAATTCCAGCGGCTGTGGTGGCTCCGCTTCCTGCGCCGGCCGCCGTTACCCAGGGGTCATCCGTGATGAAGACATCGCACAACAACTACGAGATTCACTCGCAACACGTACTGAACAACCGAGCCGGCCAGGAGATAGCCGAACGCGACAAGAATAGTGCCAAGATGCTGGTGATTCTGGCCAGCGGCGAGCAACGTCTGATTACATTTACGCTTCCACGTGAGTCCTGCACGGTGCAGGATCTGCTCGAACAGGTCGGCGTCCCATTTGACCACAACACCACCATCCAGTGCGTCGAGCATCGCGGTGCCAATGTGGACTTTGTGGTCACCGTGGGCTTCACTGTGCACGAATCGGCCAGCGAGTTGATTTCCCGGGCGGAGGAGAGTTTGCAGATGAACCGCTCGCAGGAGAATCAGGCGCCGGTGGCTGGAGCAGCTGCCAACACCAATCCTGCCACCCCGAGTGCCTCGCCGGCCTACGCCCAAGCGAGTGCCGCTGCCGAGCAGGCGAAACGCGAAGCGGCCAGTTCGGCCAGTGGAAACACTTCCGCTGGGGCAGTCTCATCGGCCGGCTCTGCTGGATCTGCTCCCTCGGAGGGCAGGAAGCTGATCGATGGCTTTCTGGCCGTCTGCCAGCTGTGCGGCTTCACTGGCATGGATCACGCCCGCTGCGAGCGGTGCAAACGAGTCTTTCCGGAGCCGCCCAAGCGCAAATCCTACATGCCCAAGAACAGCGCTGCCTCCTCGCCAGCTTCGTCATCCTCCAGCGAGGCTGTGACTGCAGCTACGTCGGCGGCGGAGAAGAAACGAGAATTGGCAGCAGCTCGCTTCAGCAAACAGCTGGCCGGAGTGGCCTACTCGGCCACGGGAGTCGGAGTGGGAGCACGGGGTCGCGGACCCATGGCCATGAGGGGCGGAAGAGCCCGAGGTGGCAGGCGGGTGGCCGAAGTGGATCCCGTCGTGCTGCTGAGCAGTGAAGATGAAGCCGATGAGGGCGAGGGCAACGCGGACACTGGAAAT CAACCCTCAAACAATTCGAAATTGAACTCCAACGGCAATCTCCATGAACTGCCCGCCGCTTTTGCCTGCGAACCCAATCTACCGGAGATCGATGAGGAACCTTTATATAAAG ATTTTACCCGCGGCGATGTTACGGATCTGACGGACGTCGCCGAAACGGAGCAGTTCTCCGTGTCCCTGCGGTGCAGCTGCGTGCGCCTGGTGCCCTACAGATTCGAGATTACGGAGCCG GTGTGCTTCACCTCGAAGGGCGTCCGCATCTCGGGCGTGCTGCAGGACAAGGACGAGAAGTTCGAGCTGCACATCCACAAGCAGGAGGTGATCAAGGTCATAGCCCACTTCGGCAACGTGGAGCCCGCCCAGCCGCTGGTCACGCTTTACCTCCTCAAGACCTGCGCCGAATACGTCAAGACCCAGCTGAAGCTGCCCGACGATCAGCCCCACGATC TGGGCTTCAAGACGCACAGCTTCCACACGCGCCGCCTGATCCTGCTCTTCGACAGCGTCACCATGTCAGCCCGCGGCATTATCAAGTCAATGTTCAGCTGCGTGGACGAGATATCCTCCACAGATGCCGCCGAGATTCTAGAGAGGATCGCGGACTCCGACCGCAAGACGCAGGACAAGAGCTCGCAGCCGCCGCCCCGCCAGCTGAGAGCAGACGAGCAGGTCAGCCTGCTGATGTACCCGCCCAAGGGAACCGGCAGCCTGTGCATCCGCATGGAGGACTACGTGTGCCTCACCAAGGAGTCCTACCTCAACGACATCATCATCGACTTCTACCTGCTCTGGCTGAGGAACACGCTGATTCCGGAGCCGCAACGCGAACGCACGCACATATTCAGCACCTTTTTCTACAAGAGGCTGACTACACTAACGCGCCCGGCGGACATGAAGCAGACGGCAGCACAGAAGCGCCACGCCAGGGTGCAGAAATGGACCAAGGTGGTGGACATATTCGATAAGGACTTTATCATAGTGCCCATCAACGAGCAGTCGCATTGGTTCCTGGCCATCATCTGCTTCCCCAACCTGAAGGGTCCCGTGACGTTCGACACGAATCAGCCGGTGGAGCCGCAGCACTTGAAGCGGGCCAGGGGCAAGAAGGTGTCGCTGCAGATTGGCAACACTACCATCACCCCGCTCACAAAGCGGGGGGAGGGCGGACAACTCCCAGCCGCTCTGACGGCGGATAACGTTTGCCGGATAGCAGACGATGAGAGCGAAAGGGATGAGGCGGAGGGCGATGACAGCGACATGGCCTCGGAGGACAGCGAAAACTCGAACTCGGCCAAGGAACCAGCCGCCACGCCAACATCCACCACCACTCCCAGCAACCCCAGTCAGTCAAACTCCAATTCGCAGTCCACGCCCAGCGGCCCAGCGCGGAACATTGCCTCCGATGATGTTCCAGCCGTCAAGCAGCCCCTGATCCTCATCTTTGATTCCCTGGCAGGCGCTTCGCGCAGTCGCGTGGTGGCCACATTGCGAGACTATCTCACCTGCGAGTACCGGGTGAAGAAGCCGGATGCGCAGGCGCACGTCTTCAACAAGGACAACATGCCGGGCCACTGCGTCAAGGTGCCGCAGCAGAACAACTTCACCGACTGCGGCCTGTATTTGCTCCAGTATGTGGAGCAGTTCTTCAGCGAGCCCATCAGAGACTACAGGCTGCCCATCAAGCAGCTGACCAACTGGTTCGACTTCCTCACCGTGACGAAAAAGCGCGAGGATATCGCCAATCTGATCCAGCAGCTAATGGACGAGGGCAACCAGCAGCAAAGGCATATTCTGCCAGTGATTGAATTCCCCACGCTGAACGGGCAGTTGGTGGAGTATCCGGAAGACACGGAGAGTGCGGAGTttgaggaggaggagggccACGACGACGATGACCCCAACAGCGAATTG CATGATGATAACAACACCGGCACCGACATGGAGGTGGATCCCGTCAACGAGGAGCCAGCGCAGGGAGGCAAACCCGCCGCTGTGGCCACTGTGACCACGACGGCGACGGCCACGACTGGCAAGAGGTTCGTGCTGAAACGACGCCTGCAAAATGGATCCGTGTCGAGTCCCAGCAATGGCAACGGCGAGGCCAGCAGCAATGGGGGCATCCTGATGCCCCAGCTGGTGAGCACGGCGGCCGGATCGGCAGGCGTTTCGCCCGGAGTCGCCCACCTGGCGCCGCGTGGCCCCAGCGGAGGCCTGAAGATTCGCAAGATCGAGCCGTAG
- the LOC108028326 gene encoding uncharacterized protein LOC108028326 isoform X1, with product MEQYIVPLEEPVYSDLQVVQVPQDEVGSLVLQDDQQLVFNEQQQVVYQTAAPAQYQQPQQSAAPTYHIIGGDELAQHQQQHQQQQQQQQQQQQQQQQQQVVMHHQQHQVQQVHYQQQQQDAQQQQQQQLHLEQQQQQQYVQHQQQQPAIQHTQQIYYTSEQVLQPNAIVQHMQQQKKQQQVLQQQQQQQQQQYQQHAPTYQVQASPQGQPQLLQSPQQQHQQQAQQPQTLQLQTSAPQQQPQQHQQIVYRMTTTPQQQRPLGMLNNTHVIVQQQPVLIQAPQHQELIMRQAAIHPYNNRVVYATSPQQQQQQQHVIQQHVQQQQVQQQQVQQQQQMQLQATAQTAHLVQARVVPQQTQNVVYQQLQVQKVQPQQQQQQPQAPQQQQQPQLVAQQQPQLVTTSSPGGTQLVRTSFRKSARGGAVLTRPGTLITTRPTLAPTTIVRQVRPRGGAVGAAVPGGLVRNMRPAGVRPTRAQLVVQTSAGGDGQTMQIVTPAQMKHITISTNLGQPQQQPQQQQQLQQQPRHIYRTHMVTDGSPQQQQQQQPQQPQQHQHMLMMRHGPIRYRAPVTLTSAVSAPVPAPAPAPAGAVVQSSNIGMDLEERIQAAVVKKDPQKPPPAAQPVAQNQMQPMQIGAGTTLTTYYPGGTASQEEENQQQQQQQQVVQSQAQGIRPASGASMTLAEYKKRQTLSASPAPVPPPNPGLAPIRATTPGTLVRPTAKITPSQPTGPLPTGTRITQPQRPIPAAVVAPLPAPAAVTQGSSVMKTSHNNYEIHSQHVLNNRAGQEIAERDKNSAKMLVILASGEQRLITFTLPRESCTVQDLLEQVGVPFDHNTTIQCVEHRGANVDFVVTVGFTVHESASELISRAEESLQMNRSQENQAPVAGAAANTNPATPSASPAYAQASAAAEQAKREAASSASGNTSAGAVSSAGSAGSAPSEGRKLIDGFLAVCQLCGFTGMDHARCERCKRVFPEPPKRKSYMPKNSAASSPASSSSSEAVTAATSAAEKKRELAAARFSKQLAGVAYSATGVGVGARGRGPMAMRGGRARGGRRVAEVDPVVLLSSEDEADEGEGNADTGNQPSNNSKLNSNGNLHELPAAFACEPNLPEIDEEPLYKDFTRGDVTDLTDVAETEQFSVSLRCSCVRLVPYRFEITEPVCFTSKGVRISGVLQDKDEKFELHIHKQEVIKVIAHFGNVEPAQPLVTLYLLKTCAEYVKTQLKLPDDQPHDQVGFKTHSFHTRRLILLFDSVTMSARGIIKSMFSCVDEISSTDAAEILERIADSDRKTQDKSSQPPPRQLRADEQVSLLMYPPKGTGSLCIRMEDYVCLTKESYLNDIIIDFYLLWLRNTLIPEPQRERTHIFSTFFYKRLTTLTRPADMKQTAAQKRHARVQKWTKVVDIFDKDFIIVPINEQSHWFLAIICFPNLKGPVTFDTNQPVEPQHLKRARGKKVSLQIGNTTITPLTKRGEGGQLPAALTADNVCRIADDESERDEAEGDDSDMASEDSENSNSAKEPAATPTSTTTPSNPSQSNSNSQSTPSGPARNIASDDVPAVKQPLILIFDSLAGASRSRVVATLRDYLTCEYRVKKPDAQAHVFNKDNMPGHCVKVPQQNNFTDCGLYLLQYVEQFFSEPIRDYRLPIKQLTNWFDFLTVTKKREDIANLIQQLMDEGNQQQRHILPVIEFPTLNGQLVEYPEDTESAEFEEEEGHDDDDPNSELHDDNNTGTDMEVDPVNEEPAQGGKPAAVATVTTTATATTGKRFVLKRRLQNGSVSSPSNGNGEASSNGGILMPQLVSTAAGSAGVSPGVAHLAPRGPSGGLKIRKIEP from the exons ATGGAGCAGTACATAGTGCCCCTGGAAGAGCCCGTCTACTCGGATTTGCAGGTAGTGCAAGTGCCCCAAGATGAGGTGGGG TCCCTGGTGCTTCAGGATGACCAGCAGTTGGTGTTCAACGAGCAGCAGCAAGTGGTCTACCAGACGGCAGCTCCTGCGCAGTATCAGCAGCCCCAGCAGTCGGCTGCACCCACTTACCACATAATCGGAGGCGACGAGCTCgcccagcaccagcagcaacaccagcaacagcagcagcaacaacagcagcagcaacaacagcagcagcaacagcaagttGTGATGcatcaccagcagcaccaAGTGCAGCAGGTTCactaccagcagcagcaacaggatgcccagcagcaacagcagcagcaattgcACCtggagcaacagcagcagcagcagtatgtccagcaccagcagcagcaacccgCCATCCAGCACACACAGCAGATTTACTACACCTCCGAGCAGGTGCTGCAACCAAATGCCATCGTACAGCACATGCAGCAGCagaaaaagcagcagcaagtgctgcagcagcaacaacaacagcagcagcagcagtaccaGCAACATGCCCCCACCTACCAAGTGCAGGCTTCACCCCAGGGGCAGCCCCAGTTGCTTCAGagcccccagcagcagcatcagcagcaagCGCAGCAGCCGCAAACGCTGCAGCTGCAGACATCGGCaccccagcagcagccacagcagcaccagcagatCGTCTACCGCATGACCACCACGCCGCAGCAACAAAGACCCTTGGGG ATGCTCAACAATACCCACGTGATCGTTCAGCAACAACCAGTATTGATCCAAGCGCCGCAGCACCAGGAGCTAATTATGCGCCAGGCAGCCATCCATCCGTACAACAATCGCGTCGTCTATGCCACCTcgccgcaacagcagcagcagcaacagcacgtCATCCAGCAACAcgtacagcagcagcaagtgcagcagcaacaagtccagcagcaacagcagatgCAACTGCAGGCCACGGCCCAGACAGCCCATTTGGTCCAGGCCCGTGTGGTTCCCCAGCAAACGCAGAACGTTGTCTACCAGCAGCTGCAGGTGCAAAAGGTAcaaccgcagcagcaacagcagcagccacaggcgcctcagcagcagcagcagccacagttGGTGGCTCAACAGCAGCCACAGCTGGTGACCACCTCTTCGCCTGGAGGCACGCAGCTTGTGAGGACTTCCTTCAGAAAATCCGCTCGAGGAGGTGCTGTCTTGACCCGACCAGGAACGCTTATCACCACCAGGCCCACACTCGCGCCTACGACCATTGTGCGGCAAGTTCGGCCGCGAGGAGGAGCTGTGGGAGCTGCAGTGCCCGGCGGACTGGTTAGGAACATGCGCCCTGCTGGCGTACGACCCACTCGAGCTCAATTGGTGGTCCAGACCAGTGCCGGCGGCGACGGTCAGACCATGCAAATAGTGACACCAGCCCAAATGAAGCACATCACCATTAGCACGAATCTCGgccagccgcagcagcagccacaacaacagcagcagctgcagcagcagccgcgaCACATCTATCGCACACACATGGTCACCGACGGAAGccctcagcagcagcagcagcaacaaccacagcaaccgcagcagcaccagcacaTGCTAATGATGCGGCATGGTCCTATTCGCTACAGAGCTCCTGTGACCCTGACTTCTGCAGTTTCGGCGCCGGTTCCGgcccctgctcctgctcccgccGGTGCAGTGGTTCAGTCAAGTAACATAGGCATGGACTTGGAAGAGAGGATTCAGGCAGCGGTGGTGAAGAAAGATCCGCAGAAACCGCCGCCAGCTGCACAGCCGGTGGCCCAGAACCAAATGCAACCCATGCAGATAGGAGCGGGCACCACGCTGACCACCTACTATCCCGGGGGCACTGCCTCGCAAGAGGAGGAgaaccaacagcagcagcagcagcagcaagtggTGCAGAGCCAGGCACAAGGCATCCGTCCGGCCAGTGGAGCCAGCATGACTTTGGCGGAGTACAAGAAGAGGCAAACGCTGTCGGCCTCGCCAGCTCCTGTTCCGCCACCAAATCCCGGCCTGGCACCCATAAGAGCCACAACTCCTGGAACACTGGTTCGTCCGACGGCCAAGATAACACCCTCTCAACCTACTGGACCCTTGCCCACTGGCACGAGGATCACGCAACCGCAAAGACCAATTCCAGCGGCTGTGGTGGCTCCGCTTCCTGCGCCGGCCGCCGTTACCCAGGGGTCATCCGTGATGAAGACATCGCACAACAACTACGAGATTCACTCGCAACACGTACTGAACAACCGAGCCGGCCAGGAGATAGCCGAACGCGACAAGAATAGTGCCAAGATGCTGGTGATTCTGGCCAGCGGCGAGCAACGTCTGATTACATTTACGCTTCCACGTGAGTCCTGCACGGTGCAGGATCTGCTCGAACAGGTCGGCGTCCCATTTGACCACAACACCACCATCCAGTGCGTCGAGCATCGCGGTGCCAATGTGGACTTTGTGGTCACCGTGGGCTTCACTGTGCACGAATCGGCCAGCGAGTTGATTTCCCGGGCGGAGGAGAGTTTGCAGATGAACCGCTCGCAGGAGAATCAGGCGCCGGTGGCTGGAGCAGCTGCCAACACCAATCCTGCCACCCCGAGTGCCTCGCCGGCCTACGCCCAAGCGAGTGCCGCTGCCGAGCAGGCGAAACGCGAAGCGGCCAGTTCGGCCAGTGGAAACACTTCCGCTGGGGCAGTCTCATCGGCCGGCTCTGCTGGATCTGCTCCCTCGGAGGGCAGGAAGCTGATCGATGGCTTTCTGGCCGTCTGCCAGCTGTGCGGCTTCACTGGCATGGATCACGCCCGCTGCGAGCGGTGCAAACGAGTCTTTCCGGAGCCGCCCAAGCGCAAATCCTACATGCCCAAGAACAGCGCTGCCTCCTCGCCAGCTTCGTCATCCTCCAGCGAGGCTGTGACTGCAGCTACGTCGGCGGCGGAGAAGAAACGAGAATTGGCAGCAGCTCGCTTCAGCAAACAGCTGGCCGGAGTGGCCTACTCGGCCACGGGAGTCGGAGTGGGAGCACGGGGTCGCGGACCCATGGCCATGAGGGGCGGAAGAGCCCGAGGTGGCAGGCGGGTGGCCGAAGTGGATCCCGTCGTGCTGCTGAGCAGTGAAGATGAAGCCGATGAGGGCGAGGGCAACGCGGACACTGGAAAT CAACCCTCAAACAATTCGAAATTGAACTCCAACGGCAATCTCCATGAACTGCCCGCCGCTTTTGCCTGCGAACCCAATCTACCGGAGATCGATGAGGAACCTTTATATAAAG ATTTTACCCGCGGCGATGTTACGGATCTGACGGACGTCGCCGAAACGGAGCAGTTCTCCGTGTCCCTGCGGTGCAGCTGCGTGCGCCTGGTGCCCTACAGATTCGAGATTACGGAGCCG GTGTGCTTCACCTCGAAGGGCGTCCGCATCTCGGGCGTGCTGCAGGACAAGGACGAGAAGTTCGAGCTGCACATCCACAAGCAGGAGGTGATCAAGGTCATAGCCCACTTCGGCAACGTGGAGCCCGCCCAGCCGCTGGTCACGCTTTACCTCCTCAAGACCTGCGCCGAATACGTCAAGACCCAGCTGAAGCTGCCCGACGATCAGCCCCACGATC AAGTGGGCTTCAAGACGCACAGCTTCCACACGCGCCGCCTGATCCTGCTCTTCGACAGCGTCACCATGTCAGCCCGCGGCATTATCAAGTCAATGTTCAGCTGCGTGGACGAGATATCCTCCACAGATGCCGCCGAGATTCTAGAGAGGATCGCGGACTCCGACCGCAAGACGCAGGACAAGAGCTCGCAGCCGCCGCCCCGCCAGCTGAGAGCAGACGAGCAGGTCAGCCTGCTGATGTACCCGCCCAAGGGAACCGGCAGCCTGTGCATCCGCATGGAGGACTACGTGTGCCTCACCAAGGAGTCCTACCTCAACGACATCATCATCGACTTCTACCTGCTCTGGCTGAGGAACACGCTGATTCCGGAGCCGCAACGCGAACGCACGCACATATTCAGCACCTTTTTCTACAAGAGGCTGACTACACTAACGCGCCCGGCGGACATGAAGCAGACGGCAGCACAGAAGCGCCACGCCAGGGTGCAGAAATGGACCAAGGTGGTGGACATATTCGATAAGGACTTTATCATAGTGCCCATCAACGAGCAGTCGCATTGGTTCCTGGCCATCATCTGCTTCCCCAACCTGAAGGGTCCCGTGACGTTCGACACGAATCAGCCGGTGGAGCCGCAGCACTTGAAGCGGGCCAGGGGCAAGAAGGTGTCGCTGCAGATTGGCAACACTACCATCACCCCGCTCACAAAGCGGGGGGAGGGCGGACAACTCCCAGCCGCTCTGACGGCGGATAACGTTTGCCGGATAGCAGACGATGAGAGCGAAAGGGATGAGGCGGAGGGCGATGACAGCGACATGGCCTCGGAGGACAGCGAAAACTCGAACTCGGCCAAGGAACCAGCCGCCACGCCAACATCCACCACCACTCCCAGCAACCCCAGTCAGTCAAACTCCAATTCGCAGTCCACGCCCAGCGGCCCAGCGCGGAACATTGCCTCCGATGATGTTCCAGCCGTCAAGCAGCCCCTGATCCTCATCTTTGATTCCCTGGCAGGCGCTTCGCGCAGTCGCGTGGTGGCCACATTGCGAGACTATCTCACCTGCGAGTACCGGGTGAAGAAGCCGGATGCGCAGGCGCACGTCTTCAACAAGGACAACATGCCGGGCCACTGCGTCAAGGTGCCGCAGCAGAACAACTTCACCGACTGCGGCCTGTATTTGCTCCAGTATGTGGAGCAGTTCTTCAGCGAGCCCATCAGAGACTACAGGCTGCCCATCAAGCAGCTGACCAACTGGTTCGACTTCCTCACCGTGACGAAAAAGCGCGAGGATATCGCCAATCTGATCCAGCAGCTAATGGACGAGGGCAACCAGCAGCAAAGGCATATTCTGCCAGTGATTGAATTCCCCACGCTGAACGGGCAGTTGGTGGAGTATCCGGAAGACACGGAGAGTGCGGAGTttgaggaggaggagggccACGACGACGATGACCCCAACAGCGAATTG CATGATGATAACAACACCGGCACCGACATGGAGGTGGATCCCGTCAACGAGGAGCCAGCGCAGGGAGGCAAACCCGCCGCTGTGGCCACTGTGACCACGACGGCGACGGCCACGACTGGCAAGAGGTTCGTGCTGAAACGACGCCTGCAAAATGGATCCGTGTCGAGTCCCAGCAATGGCAACGGCGAGGCCAGCAGCAATGGGGGCATCCTGATGCCCCAGCTGGTGAGCACGGCGGCCGGATCGGCAGGCGTTTCGCCCGGAGTCGCCCACCTGGCGCCGCGTGGCCCCAGCGGAGGCCTGAAGATTCGCAAGATCGAGCCGTAG